The following proteins are co-located in the Microbacterium immunditiarum genome:
- the rpsB gene encoding 30S ribosomal protein S2 gives MAVVTIRQLLDSGVHFGHQTRRWNPKVKRFILTERSGIHIIDLQQSLAYIDKAFEFVKETVAHGGTILFVGTKKQAQEVLAEQATRVGQPYVNQRWLGGLLTNFATVSKRLARMKELEELDFEDPAASGFTKKELLLKKRELDKLHKSLGGIRNLQKTPSAIWVVDAKREHLAVDEAKKLGIPVIGILDTNADPDDFQYPIPGNDDAIRSVSLLTRIIADAAAEGLIQRHQPAADADEAAEPLAEWERELLEQGAPVVTDAAEVETIATESEADTAGAEAAAETAEAETAAAEPAEAETAAAEPAAESAE, from the coding sequence ATGGCCGTCGTCACGATCCGCCAGCTGCTCGACAGCGGCGTCCACTTCGGGCACCAGACCCGCCGTTGGAACCCGAAGGTCAAGCGCTTCATCCTCACGGAGCGCTCGGGCATCCACATCATCGACCTCCAGCAGTCGCTCGCCTACATCGACAAGGCGTTCGAGTTCGTCAAGGAGACCGTGGCCCACGGCGGCACGATCCTCTTCGTCGGCACGAAGAAGCAGGCGCAGGAGGTGCTCGCCGAGCAGGCGACCCGCGTCGGCCAGCCGTACGTCAACCAGCGCTGGCTGGGTGGTCTGCTCACGAACTTCGCGACGGTCTCGAAGCGCCTCGCGCGCATGAAGGAGCTCGAGGAGCTCGACTTCGAGGACCCGGCCGCGAGCGGCTTCACCAAGAAGGAGCTCCTGCTCAAGAAGCGCGAGCTCGACAAGCTGCACAAGTCGCTGGGCGGCATCCGCAACCTCCAGAAGACGCCCTCGGCGATTTGGGTCGTCGACGCCAAGCGCGAGCACCTCGCGGTCGACGAGGCCAAGAAGCTCGGCATCCCGGTCATCGGCATCCTCGACACGAACGCCGACCCGGATGACTTCCAGTACCCGATCCCCGGCAACGACGACGCGATCCGCTCGGTGAGCCTGCTCACCCGCATCATCGCGGATGCCGCGGCCGAGGGCCTCATCCAGCGCCACCAGCCCGCCGCCGACGCCGACGAGGCGGCCGAGCCGCTGGCCGAGTGGGAGCGCGAGCTCCTCGAGCAGGGCGCGCCCGTGGTCACCGACGCCGCCGAGGTCGAGACGATCGCGACCGAGTCGGAGGCCGACACGGCCGGTGCCGAGGCCGCCGCGGAGACCGCTGAGGCCGAGACCGCTGCGGCCGAGCCCGCCGAGGCCGAGACCGCTGCGGCCGAGCCCGCCGCCGAGTCCGCCGAGTAA
- the frr gene encoding ribosome recycling factor, with amino-acid sequence MIADVLADAEVRMDRAVEAAKEDFATVRTGRANPQLFQKLLVEYYGTPTPLAQLASLNNPEARTIIVTPYDKSALKAIEQAIRDMPNLGVNPSNDGNIVRVTLPELTEERRKEYVKLVRSKAEDARVHVRGIRRKAKDDLDALKSEVGEDELVRAEKELDALTRTHVDGIDDALKRKEAELLEV; translated from the coding sequence GTGATCGCCGACGTCTTGGCAGATGCCGAGGTGCGCATGGATCGTGCCGTCGAGGCCGCGAAAGAGGACTTCGCGACGGTGCGCACCGGACGCGCGAACCCGCAGCTCTTCCAGAAGCTCCTCGTCGAGTACTACGGCACGCCGACGCCGCTCGCGCAGCTCGCCTCGCTCAACAACCCCGAGGCGCGCACCATCATCGTGACGCCGTACGACAAGTCGGCGCTGAAGGCGATCGAGCAGGCCATCCGCGACATGCCGAACCTCGGTGTGAACCCGTCCAACGACGGCAACATCGTCCGTGTGACGCTGCCCGAGCTCACCGAGGAGCGTCGCAAGGAGTACGTGAAGCTCGTCCGCTCGAAAGCCGAAGATGCGCGCGTGCACGTCCGCGGCATCCGTCGCAAGGCCAAGGACGATCTGGACGCTCTCAAGAGCGAAGTGGGCGAAGACGAGCTCGTCCGCGCCGAGAAGGAGCTCGACGCCCTGACGCGCACGCACGTCGACGGGATCGACGACGCGCTCAAGCGCAAAGAGGCAGAGCTCCTCGAGGTCTGA
- the tsf gene encoding translation elongation factor Ts, giving the protein MANFTIADIKALREQLGTGMVDTKKALEEADGDVEKAVEILRLKGAKGNAKRADRSTSEGLVAAKELDGKVTIIELACETDFVAKTERFISLADQVLDAAATAGSDSVEAALAAPAGDKTVEQLISDEAAIIGEKVELRRVRTLTGAKFEIYLHKTNKDLPPQVGVVLAYTGDDAETARALAQHISFANPTYLSRDDVPAAEVEKEREIVTEISRNEGKPEAALPKIVEGRVNAYFKQVALLDQDYARDNKLSVAQVAKDAGLTLTDFARFKVGA; this is encoded by the coding sequence ATGGCAAACTTCACGATCGCCGACATCAAGGCGCTGCGCGAGCAGCTCGGCACGGGCATGGTCGACACCAAGAAGGCGCTCGAAGAGGCTGACGGCGACGTCGAGAAGGCCGTCGAGATCCTGCGCCTGAAGGGCGCGAAGGGCAACGCCAAGCGCGCCGACCGCTCGACGAGCGAGGGCCTCGTCGCCGCCAAGGAGCTCGACGGCAAGGTCACCATCATCGAGCTCGCGTGCGAGACCGACTTCGTCGCGAAGACCGAGCGCTTCATCTCGCTCGCCGACCAGGTGCTCGACGCGGCGGCCACCGCCGGCTCCGACTCGGTCGAGGCCGCCCTTGCCGCCCCGGCCGGCGACAAGACCGTCGAGCAGCTCATCTCCGACGAGGCCGCCATCATCGGCGAGAAGGTCGAGCTTCGCCGCGTCCGCACCCTGACGGGCGCCAAGTTCGAGATCTACCTCCACAAAACGAACAAGGACCTGCCCCCGCAGGTCGGCGTCGTGCTCGCCTACACCGGTGACGACGCCGAGACGGCTCGCGCCCTCGCGCAGCACATCTCGTTCGCGAACCCGACGTACCTGTCGCGCGACGACGTGCCGGCCGCCGAGGTCGAGAAGGAGCGCGAGATCGTCACCGAGATCTCGCGCAACGAGGGCAAGCCCGAGGCCGCCCTGCCGAAGATCGTCGAGGGCCGGGTGAACGCGTACTTCAAGCAGGTCGCGCTGCTCGACCAGGACTACGCGCGCGACAACAAGCTGTCGGTCGCGCAGGTCGCGAAGGACGCCGGTCTCACTCTGACCGACTTCGCCCGCTTCAAGGTCGGCGCCTGA
- a CDS encoding ExeM/NucH family extracellular endonuclease produces MQRRSTTSRLSVVTATAVGAVLASLIAAPPASAATPTHTIAQVQGTSDTSPISGTTVTVRGVVTADHRTGGYRGIYIQTQGVGAGTDPDPRVSDGIFVFLNTSPATGVEIGDLVDVTGPVSEFRRDNSGLVRDPRTTTQINGSAAGAVEIIEKAVGTPAPIPLPASVVGDTAREGFEGMLVAPVSTTSSPYRVISSHNLTNFGELWLNAGSAMPVEAYETQPVGSSAANAITTANRNSRIALDDGYSVSTTNASHPGEQPYFTAAQIVRNGDRVTFPATGYVLDYGFDLWRLQPPLPINDASPASVKPTFTSLNPRPAAPPAVGGDVTVAAFNVLNYFTTLTTENPNARGADTPEEFAIQKSKIVSAINALDADIVALQEIENSVKLGEKPDEALADLVAGLNAAAGGNVWDYVRTPKALRNPDIVDVITNAIIYKPAVVKTSGAAQTIVDETVWGNAREPIAQTFTFGKQFVTVIANHFKSKSAAEGDPEFGQDSPYNADRVKQAQSLLTLAKSLERGQKTDVYLVGDFNAYAKEDPIKVFTDAGYTDLLFSRARGQYTYTFDGELGSLDHVLASPTATDKVTGVGVWSINSPEWSGREYWGPAAEAGTPYRSSDHDPVLVGVGTEGTPGTVDIDLVTVNDFHGRIEQSAPAGGIAALSTAVKQIRAQNPNTIFAAAGDLIGASTFTSFIQDDVPTIEGLNAAGLDVSAVGNHEFDQGFADLTDRVMPLALWEYLGANVYDKATGEPALPEYWTQTFKGVTIGFIGAVTDELPSLVSPDGIADITVGDPTEAVNRVADQLSDGKKNNGEADIIIMLVHEGAATTDISSAVDPNSRFGKIVLGANENVDAIVSGHTHLAYNHVIDGRPVISSGQYGERFSRMDIRYDRKTKSFTMKNEIFSLMDGTTPLFADDPAVVPIVQEAVAIADELGNVVIGEATADFGRAVFADPASQTSFPENRGGESTLGNLVADVQKWALNVDGTRAVDVVFMNPGGLRADLGSGEVTYREAANVQPFANTLVSFTLTGAQIKQVLEEQWQPAGSSRPFLKLGVSKEMTYTYNPNGAPSNRITEILLNGDPIDPAATYSVGANSFLAAGGDNFFTLAEGGNKSDSGKIDLESMVDYLEEFGTVTPDLAQRAVGVIVSPPDADGYDPGDQVTLTLSSLEFTRTEPPAGTVSVEFGSAVLATAPVTRAYTVATDETGTATVTFTIPAGATGDARFAITTPLGTQSSVVLPIG; encoded by the coding sequence ATGCAACGACGCAGTACCACCTCGCGGCTGTCCGTCGTCACCGCCACCGCGGTCGGCGCCGTACTCGCGAGCCTGATCGCGGCGCCACCAGCGTCTGCGGCCACGCCCACCCACACGATCGCCCAGGTCCAGGGCACGAGTGACACCTCGCCCATCTCCGGCACAACCGTGACAGTCCGCGGCGTGGTCACCGCCGACCATCGCACGGGCGGCTACCGAGGGATCTACATCCAGACGCAGGGAGTGGGCGCGGGCACCGATCCCGACCCCCGCGTATCGGACGGGATCTTCGTCTTCCTCAACACCTCCCCCGCGACCGGCGTCGAAATCGGCGACCTCGTCGACGTCACCGGCCCGGTGTCCGAGTTCCGGCGGGACAACTCCGGACTCGTGCGCGATCCCCGCACGACCACGCAGATCAACGGATCCGCGGCGGGGGCCGTCGAGATCATCGAGAAGGCGGTCGGAACCCCGGCCCCGATCCCACTCCCCGCGTCCGTCGTGGGCGACACGGCTCGCGAAGGATTCGAGGGCATGCTGGTCGCTCCCGTGAGCACCACCTCGTCGCCCTACCGTGTGATCTCGAGCCACAATCTGACGAACTTCGGCGAGCTCTGGCTCAACGCCGGGTCGGCGATGCCGGTCGAGGCGTACGAGACGCAGCCGGTCGGCTCGTCGGCGGCGAACGCGATCACCACTGCGAACCGCAACAGCCGCATCGCGCTGGACGACGGGTACAGCGTCTCCACGACGAACGCCAGTCACCCCGGGGAGCAGCCGTACTTCACCGCAGCGCAGATCGTGCGCAACGGCGACCGCGTGACGTTCCCGGCCACGGGCTACGTGCTGGACTACGGGTTCGACCTGTGGCGCCTGCAGCCTCCCCTGCCGATCAACGACGCGAGCCCGGCATCCGTCAAGCCGACCTTCACATCGCTCAACCCGCGCCCGGCCGCACCGCCGGCCGTGGGCGGCGACGTCACGGTCGCGGCGTTCAACGTCCTGAATTACTTCACGACGCTGACGACGGAGAACCCGAACGCGCGCGGCGCCGACACGCCCGAGGAGTTCGCGATCCAGAAGTCGAAGATCGTCTCGGCGATCAACGCACTCGACGCCGACATCGTCGCCCTGCAGGAGATCGAGAACTCCGTGAAGCTCGGCGAGAAGCCCGACGAGGCGCTCGCCGATCTCGTCGCAGGCCTCAACGCGGCGGCAGGCGGCAACGTGTGGGACTACGTGCGCACGCCGAAGGCGCTGCGCAACCCCGACATCGTCGACGTCATCACGAACGCGATCATCTACAAGCCCGCCGTCGTCAAGACCAGCGGCGCGGCGCAGACGATCGTCGACGAGACCGTGTGGGGCAACGCGCGCGAGCCGATCGCCCAGACGTTCACGTTCGGCAAGCAGTTCGTGACGGTCATCGCGAACCACTTCAAGTCGAAGAGCGCCGCCGAGGGCGACCCCGAATTCGGCCAGGACAGCCCGTACAACGCCGACCGCGTGAAGCAGGCCCAATCGCTGCTGACCCTCGCGAAATCGCTCGAACGCGGGCAGAAGACCGACGTGTACCTCGTCGGCGACTTCAACGCGTACGCGAAGGAAGACCCGATCAAGGTGTTCACGGATGCCGGGTACACCGACCTCCTCTTCTCGCGCGCTCGCGGGCAGTACACCTACACGTTCGACGGCGAGCTCGGCTCGCTCGACCACGTGCTCGCCTCGCCGACGGCGACCGACAAGGTCACCGGGGTCGGCGTCTGGTCGATCAACTCGCCCGAGTGGTCGGGACGCGAGTACTGGGGGCCCGCGGCCGAAGCCGGAACGCCGTACCGCTCGAGCGACCACGACCCGGTCCTGGTCGGCGTCGGCACGGAAGGGACGCCCGGCACGGTCGACATCGACCTCGTGACGGTGAACGACTTCCACGGCCGCATCGAGCAGTCGGCGCCGGCAGGCGGTATCGCGGCTCTGTCGACCGCGGTGAAGCAGATCCGCGCGCAGAACCCGAACACCATCTTCGCCGCGGCGGGTGACCTGATCGGGGCCTCGACGTTCACGTCGTTCATCCAGGACGACGTGCCGACGATCGAGGGCCTCAACGCGGCTGGGCTGGACGTCAGCGCGGTCGGCAACCACGAGTTCGATCAGGGCTTCGCCGATCTCACGGATCGCGTGATGCCCCTCGCTCTGTGGGAGTACCTCGGCGCCAACGTCTACGACAAGGCGACGGGCGAGCCCGCGCTGCCGGAGTACTGGACGCAGACGTTCAAGGGCGTCACGATCGGCTTCATCGGAGCCGTGACCGACGAGCTGCCGTCGCTGGTCAGCCCGGACGGCATCGCCGACATCACCGTCGGCGACCCGACGGAAGCGGTCAACCGCGTGGCGGACCAGCTGAGCGACGGCAAGAAGAACAACGGCGAGGCCGACATCATCATCATGCTCGTGCACGAGGGTGCGGCTACGACCGACATCTCGTCGGCGGTCGATCCGAACAGCCGGTTCGGAAAGATCGTGCTCGGCGCGAACGAGAATGTCGACGCGATCGTCTCGGGTCACACGCACCTGGCGTACAACCACGTGATCGACGGGCGTCCGGTGATCTCGAGCGGACAGTACGGCGAGCGGTTCTCGCGGATGGACATCCGCTACGACCGCAAGACGAAGTCGTTCACGATGAAGAACGAGATCTTCTCGCTCATGGATGGGACGACTCCGCTGTTCGCGGATGACCCGGCCGTCGTGCCGATCGTGCAGGAAGCCGTCGCGATCGCCGACGAGCTCGGCAACGTGGTGATCGGCGAGGCGACGGCCGACTTCGGTCGTGCCGTGTTCGCCGACCCGGCGAGCCAGACGTCGTTCCCGGAGAACCGCGGCGGCGAGTCGACGCTCGGCAACCTCGTGGCGGACGTGCAGAAGTGGGCGCTCAACGTCGACGGCACGCGCGCCGTGGACGTCGTGTTCATGAACCCGGGCGGCCTGCGGGCCGATCTGGGATCCGGTGAGGTGACGTACCGCGAGGCGGCGAACGTCCAGCCGTTCGCGAACACGCTCGTCTCGTTCACGCTCACGGGCGCCCAGATCAAGCAGGTGCTCGAGGAGCAGTGGCAGCCGGCCGGCTCGTCACGACCGTTCCTCAAGCTCGGCGTCAGCAAGGAGATGACGTACACCTACAACCCGAACGGGGCACCGAGCAACCGGATCACCGAGATCTTGCTGAACGGCGACCCGATCGATCCGGCTGCGACGTACTCCGTCGGCGCGAACTCGTTCCTGGCCGCGGGTGGAGACAACTTCTTCACCCTGGCCGAGGGCGGGAACAAGTCCGACAGCGGCAAGATCGACCTCGAGTCGATGGTCGACTATCTCGAGGAGTTCGGAACGGTCACTCCCGACCTGGCGCAGCGCGCGGTCGGCGTGATCGTGTCGCCTCCCGACGCGGACGGCTACGACCCGGGTGACCAGGTCACGCTCACGCTCTCGTCGCTCGAGTTCACGCGCACCGAGCCTCCGGCAGGCACCGTCTCGGTGGAGTTCGGCAGCGCGGTGCTGGCGACCGCGCCCGTGACGCGCGCCTACACGGTGGCGACCGACGAGACCGGTACCGCGACGGTGACGTTCACGATCCCGGCCGGTGCCACCGGCGACGCCCGGTTCGCGATCACGACACCGCTCGGCACCCAGAGCTCGGTGGTGCTGCCGATCGGCTGA
- a CDS encoding DivIVA domain-containing protein: protein MTTAPTARPAFPLAPGRRKGYEREAVDAFLLRARTAFEAGDASDDPITSADIRQAAFPLVRQGYSIEAVDSALGRIEDAFAARERQRAVATAGVREWVGQARETAQVVLDRLSRDRGVRFDRVGPLRYGYRIDEVDIVADRISRFLEKGEPLTVEQVRSVAFRMQRNGYRELQVDALLDAVIEVMLAVT, encoded by the coding sequence ATGACGACGGCACCCACCGCTCGCCCCGCGTTCCCGCTCGCGCCCGGCCGGCGCAAGGGCTACGAACGGGAGGCGGTCGACGCCTTCCTGCTCCGCGCGCGAACCGCGTTCGAGGCGGGCGACGCCTCCGACGACCCGATCACGTCCGCCGACATCCGGCAGGCCGCTTTCCCGCTCGTTCGGCAGGGGTATTCGATCGAGGCCGTCGACTCCGCGCTCGGTCGCATCGAGGACGCGTTCGCGGCCCGCGAGAGGCAGCGCGCGGTGGCGACGGCCGGCGTGCGCGAGTGGGTCGGCCAAGCGCGCGAGACGGCCCAGGTCGTGCTCGATCGCCTGTCGCGCGACCGCGGCGTGCGCTTCGACCGGGTGGGGCCCCTGCGTTACGGGTATCGCATCGACGAGGTCGACATCGTCGCGGATCGCATCTCCCGGTTCCTCGAGAAAGGCGAGCCGCTCACGGTCGAGCAGGTGCGCAGTGTGGCGTTCCGGATGCAGCGCAACGGGTACCGCGAGCTGCAGGTCGACGCCCTGCTCGACGCCGTGATCGAGGTCATGCTCGCGGTCACGTGA
- a CDS encoding phosphatidate cytidylyltransferase, with amino-acid sequence MTGADAAGAGHARAADDAPLTRKDAAARRAATPQADATPPTDPSAVFQSHIRAARSEFESQVAHARAEFEEANERIKQRTGRDLILAILIGLAIGAVLIASLVFFKWPFVVFALAAALLGIFEFGRALIAAGRRVDIVPQLIAGAALVLAGFFLTPWMLWVTAFVAVAFVIVWRLIGQMARRDGRLYGDVLGDVLVAGFIQVYVPFLTALCLVLLQRDGGEWWVLAFIIVAVAADTGAYATGLTLGRHPMAPRISPKKTWEGFAGAAVAAIVAAVLLAMFMLNLPWWTGLIIGPLILASATVGDLGESMIKRDLGIKDMSSWLPGHGGVLDRLDSILPSAPVALALSYLLVPLAAS; translated from the coding sequence ATGACAGGGGCGGATGCCGCGGGGGCGGGTCACGCACGGGCGGCGGATGACGCGCCGCTCACGCGCAAGGACGCGGCTGCGCGTCGCGCGGCGACGCCTCAGGCCGACGCGACGCCTCCGACCGACCCGAGTGCCGTGTTCCAGTCGCACATCCGCGCGGCGCGGAGCGAGTTCGAGAGCCAGGTCGCGCACGCGCGCGCCGAGTTCGAAGAGGCGAACGAGCGCATCAAGCAGCGCACCGGCCGCGACCTGATCCTCGCGATCCTCATCGGCCTCGCGATCGGCGCGGTGCTGATCGCCTCCCTCGTGTTCTTCAAATGGCCCTTCGTGGTGTTCGCGCTGGCCGCGGCGCTGCTGGGCATCTTCGAGTTCGGCCGTGCGCTCATCGCGGCAGGGCGACGGGTCGACATCGTCCCCCAGCTCATCGCGGGGGCGGCGCTCGTGCTCGCGGGCTTCTTCCTGACGCCGTGGATGCTGTGGGTCACTGCCTTCGTCGCGGTCGCGTTCGTGATCGTCTGGCGCCTCATCGGCCAGATGGCCCGCCGCGACGGCCGGCTGTACGGCGACGTGCTCGGCGACGTGCTCGTCGCGGGGTTCATCCAGGTCTATGTGCCGTTCCTCACCGCGCTGTGCCTCGTGCTGCTGCAGCGCGACGGCGGCGAGTGGTGGGTGCTCGCGTTCATCATCGTCGCGGTCGCGGCCGACACCGGCGCGTACGCGACGGGACTCACTCTCGGCCGTCACCCGATGGCTCCGCGGATCAGCCCGAAGAAGACGTGGGAGGGCTTCGCCGGCGCTGCGGTCGCGGCGATCGTCGCCGCGGTGCTCCTCGCCATGTTCATGCTCAATCTGCCGTGGTGGACCGGTCTCATCATCGGGCCGCTCATCCTCGCATCCGCAACGGTCGGCGATCTGGGCGAGTCGATGATCAAGCGCGACCTCGGCATCAAGGACATGAGCTCATGGCTGCCCGGCCACGGCGGCGTGCTCGACCGGCTCGACTCCATCCTGCCGAGCGCGCCCGTGGCGCTCGCGCTCTCGTACCTCCTCGTCCCGTTGGCGGCTTCATGA
- the pyrH gene encoding UMP kinase, with translation MINEATGRRRVLLKLSGEAFGGGQLGVNPDVVSQIAREIAAAVDSVEIAVVVGGGNFFRGAELSQRGMDRGRADYMGMLGTVMNALALQDFLEQAGAATRVQSAISMTQVAEPYIPRRAERHMEKGRVVIFGAGAGLPYFSTDTVAAQRALEIGADEVLVAKNGVDGVYTADPRHDPDATRIDRITYLDALQRGLKVVDSTAFSLCMDNKMDMRVFGMEPAGNVTKALLGESIGTLVTT, from the coding sequence GTGATCAACGAGGCGACCGGGCGCCGTCGCGTCCTGCTCAAGCTGTCCGGCGAGGCGTTCGGCGGCGGCCAGCTCGGGGTCAATCCCGACGTCGTGAGCCAGATCGCGCGCGAGATCGCGGCGGCGGTCGACAGCGTCGAGATCGCGGTGGTCGTCGGCGGCGGCAACTTCTTCCGCGGCGCGGAGCTGAGCCAGCGGGGCATGGACCGCGGACGTGCCGACTACATGGGCATGCTGGGCACCGTCATGAACGCGCTCGCGCTGCAGGACTTCCTCGAGCAGGCGGGCGCCGCCACGCGCGTCCAGTCCGCCATCTCGATGACGCAGGTCGCCGAGCCGTACATCCCGCGGCGCGCCGAGCGTCACATGGAGAAGGGCCGCGTCGTGATCTTCGGCGCCGGGGCGGGGCTCCCGTACTTCTCGACCGACACCGTCGCGGCCCAGCGCGCCCTCGAGATCGGCGCCGACGAAGTGCTCGTCGCCAAGAACGGCGTCGACGGTGTGTACACGGCCGACCCGCGCCACGATCCCGATGCGACGCGCATCGACAGGATCACGTATCTCGACGCGCTCCAGCGCGGCCTGAAGGTCGTCGACTCGACCGCGTTCAGCCTGTGCATGGACAACAAGATGGACATGCGCGTGTTCGGAATGGAGCCGGCGGGCAACGTCACCAAGGCGCTCCTCGGCGAGTCGATCGGCACTCTCGTCACCACGTGA